A genomic window from Agrobacterium tumefaciens includes:
- a CDS encoding HAD-IA family hydrolase has product MSKKLSDFKYMSFDVVGTLIDFEGGLKSTLTQIGAEHGVEVDGEKALGLYRAARYSDATDLFPDDLVRVYLIIAPELGLPAERALGERLRDAAKTWKGFEDSRAAMAELAKTHRLIAMTNAQRWAFEYFSKELGNPFYAAFTADDTGTEKPDPAFFEKVFAFVESEGASKDDILHVAQSQYHDIGISRKLGMTNCWIERRHAQKGYGGTIEPENFTEPDYHFTSMAGLAEAAKQTGG; this is encoded by the coding sequence TTGTCCAAAAAACTGAGCGACTTCAAATATATGAGCTTCGACGTGGTGGGAACCCTCATCGATTTCGAAGGCGGCCTGAAATCGACCCTGACACAGATTGGCGCCGAACACGGCGTTGAGGTCGATGGTGAAAAAGCGCTGGGTCTTTACCGCGCGGCGCGTTACTCCGATGCGACCGACCTGTTTCCGGACGATCTCGTCCGTGTCTACCTGATCATCGCTCCAGAACTGGGCTTGCCGGCGGAGCGCGCCCTTGGCGAGCGCCTGCGCGATGCTGCAAAGACCTGGAAAGGTTTCGAAGACAGCCGTGCCGCCATGGCAGAGCTTGCAAAGACGCATCGTCTGATCGCCATGACCAATGCCCAGCGCTGGGCTTTCGAATATTTCTCAAAGGAACTCGGCAATCCCTTTTATGCGGCGTTCACGGCGGATGATACCGGCACTGAAAAACCGGACCCCGCCTTCTTCGAAAAGGTTTTTGCCTTTGTTGAGAGCGAAGGCGCGTCGAAGGACGACATCCTGCATGTGGCACAAAGCCAGTACCACGATATCGGCATTTCCCGGAAGCTCGGCATGACCAATTGCTGGATCGAGCGTCGTCACGCCCAGAAGGGATATGGCGGCACGATCGAGCCGGAAAACTTTACCGAGCCGGACTATCACTTCACATCCATGGCCGGCCTGGCCGAGGCCGCGAAACAGACAGGCGGCTGA
- a CDS encoding ABC transporter substrate-binding protein, with protein MSDRITNWTRSDDAAVEQAIRRGATRRELLHMMLAGGVALSAGSAILGRASQAVAATPVSGGSLKAAGWSSSTADTLDPAKASLSTDYVRCCALYNRLSFLDVSGTPQMELAESIESKDAKTWTVKLRSGVTFHDGKALTADDVVYSLKRHLDPAVGSKVAKIAAQMTGFKAVDKSTLEITLANANADLPSILALHHFMIVADGTTDFSKGNGTGAFKLEKFEPGVRSIMAKNTNYWKSGGPHIDSFEFMAISDDNARVNALLSGDIQLAAAINPRALRLLDKQEGVVLSKTTSGNYTNLNMRLDQAPGNNADFVAGMKSIVNREQIVKAALRGLGEVGNDQPVPPMNPYHNPDLKPKAFDPDKAKFHFEKAGLIGQSIPVIASDAAASSVDMAMIIQASAAEIGVKLDVQRVPSDGYWSNYWLKAPVHFGNINPRPTPDILFSLLYASDAPWNESQYKSPKFDKMMLEARGMLDLEKRKQIYFELETMIADEAGTIIPAYISNVDAISSKLKGLEANPLGGMMGYAFAEYVWLEA; from the coding sequence ATGAGTGACAGGATTACAAACTGGACCCGCTCCGACGATGCCGCCGTTGAACAGGCGATCCGACGCGGTGCAACGCGGCGCGAACTGCTTCACATGATGCTGGCGGGCGGCGTGGCGCTTTCCGCCGGTTCGGCCATTCTGGGCCGCGCCTCGCAGGCCGTGGCGGCCACGCCCGTTTCCGGCGGTTCGCTGAAGGCGGCGGGCTGGTCTTCGTCGACGGCCGATACGCTCGACCCGGCGAAAGCCTCGCTATCCACGGACTATGTCCGCTGCTGCGCGCTCTACAACCGGCTGAGCTTCCTCGATGTTTCCGGCACGCCGCAAATGGAACTGGCCGAATCCATCGAATCGAAAGATGCCAAGACCTGGACGGTAAAACTGCGTTCCGGCGTTACCTTCCATGACGGCAAGGCGCTGACCGCCGACGACGTGGTCTACTCGCTGAAACGCCATCTCGATCCGGCCGTCGGCTCCAAGGTCGCCAAGATCGCCGCCCAGATGACCGGCTTCAAGGCTGTCGACAAGAGCACCCTGGAAATCACGCTTGCAAATGCGAATGCCGACCTGCCATCGATTCTGGCCCTGCACCATTTCATGATCGTCGCCGATGGCACCACGGACTTCTCCAAGGGCAACGGCACCGGCGCCTTCAAACTCGAGAAATTCGAGCCGGGTGTGCGTTCGATCATGGCCAAGAATACCAATTACTGGAAGTCCGGCGGCCCGCACATCGACAGTTTCGAATTCATGGCGATTTCCGACGACAATGCCCGCGTCAACGCCCTTCTTTCCGGCGATATCCAGCTTGCTGCCGCCATCAATCCGCGTGCGCTTCGCCTGCTGGACAAGCAGGAAGGCGTCGTTCTGTCAAAGACGACATCCGGCAATTATACCAACCTCAACATGAGGCTGGACCAGGCGCCCGGCAACAATGCCGATTTCGTTGCCGGCATGAAGTCGATCGTCAATCGCGAACAGATCGTCAAGGCGGCCCTGCGCGGCCTCGGCGAAGTCGGCAACGACCAGCCGGTACCGCCGATGAACCCCTATCACAATCCGGATCTGAAGCCGAAAGCCTTCGACCCGGACAAGGCGAAGTTCCACTTCGAAAAGGCAGGTCTTATCGGCCAGTCCATTCCGGTGATCGCGTCGGATGCGGCAGCCTCTTCCGTCGACATGGCGATGATCATCCAGGCCTCCGCCGCCGAAATCGGCGTCAAGCTCGACGTACAGCGTGTTCCCTCCGATGGCTACTGGAGCAATTACTGGCTGAAGGCGCCGGTTCACTTCGGCAACATCAATCCGCGCCCCACGCCGGATATCCTCTTCTCGCTGCTCTACGCCTCCGACGCGCCGTGGAACGAAAGCCAGTACAAGTCGCCAAAGTTCGACAAGATGATGCTCGAAGCACGCGGCATGCTGGACCTTGAAAAGCGCAAGCAGATCTACTTCGAACTGGAAACGATGATCGCCGACGAAGCCGGCACCATCATTCCCGCCTATATTTCGAATGTCGACGCCATCAGCTCCAAGCTGAAGGGGCTGGAAGCCAATCCGCTTGGCGGCATGATGGGTTACGCCTTTGCGGAATACGTCTGGCTCGAAGCCTGA
- a CDS encoding ABC transporter permease: MNSRILSLIARRLVVMLTTLLIVSFIVFSATSLLPGDTATILLGQAATPEAVAGLRTAMHLDDPALLRFVRWLFGLLQGELGTSYANNMAIADLIGPRFVNSMKLAGITTVIAVPLALTLGISAAMLRGTLYDQAVTVLTIGVISVPEFMIATLAVLLFAVYLKWLPALSLVTEVNTLFDVLRVYAMPVITLTFVVSAQMIRMSRAAVIETLDTPYVEMALLKGAPRMRIVLRHALPNALGPIVNAVALSLSYLVGGVIIVETIFNYPGIAKLMVDGVATRDLPLIQSCAMIFCVGYLLLITTADIIAIMSNPRLR, translated from the coding sequence ATGAACAGCCGGATATTATCCCTTATCGCCAGGCGGCTGGTCGTCATGCTGACGACCCTGCTTATCGTGTCATTTATCGTCTTTTCCGCCACCAGCCTGCTGCCCGGCGATACGGCGACGATCCTTCTCGGCCAGGCGGCAACGCCGGAGGCCGTGGCCGGCCTGCGCACCGCCATGCATCTTGATGACCCGGCGCTGTTGCGTTTCGTCCGTTGGCTCTTCGGCCTGCTGCAGGGCGAACTTGGCACGTCCTACGCCAACAACATGGCGATCGCCGACCTTATCGGTCCGCGTTTCGTCAACTCCATGAAACTTGCGGGCATAACCACGGTCATTGCCGTGCCGCTGGCGCTGACGCTCGGCATCAGCGCGGCCATGCTACGTGGAACGCTTTATGACCAGGCGGTCACCGTGCTGACCATCGGCGTCATTTCCGTGCCCGAATTCATGATTGCGACGCTCGCCGTTCTGCTTTTCGCCGTTTATCTGAAATGGCTGCCAGCCCTGTCGCTGGTCACAGAGGTCAATACCCTGTTCGATGTGCTGCGTGTTTACGCCATGCCGGTCATCACTCTTACCTTTGTCGTATCGGCACAGATGATCCGCATGAGCCGCGCCGCCGTCATCGAGACACTCGATACGCCCTATGTGGAAATGGCGCTTTTGAAGGGCGCGCCGCGTATGCGCATCGTGCTTCGCCATGCGCTGCCCAATGCCCTTGGCCCCATCGTCAACGCGGTCGCGCTGTCGCTTTCCTATCTCGTCGGCGGCGTCATCATCGTCGAGACGATCTTCAATTATCCCGGCATCGCCAAGCTGATGGTCGATGGCGTCGCAACCCGCGACCTGCCGTTGATCCAGAGCTGCGCGATGATCTTTTGCGTCGGTTATCTTCTCCTCATCACCACCGCGGATATCATCGCCATCATGTCCAATCCGAGGCTGCGCTGA
- a CDS encoding ABC transporter permease: protein MADNIKTTSGTSRLGYKINAVGVFGFLVIFLWAMVAIFAPYLIPHPVGEIIDLDYFGPMTSDLWLGSDYLGRDVFSRILMGARFTVGISLAAVTIACTSGVVLGMCAAVVGGWFDAVLSRFLDAVNSIPSKLFGLVVVAAVGSSIPVLIITLSVIYTPGAYRFARALAVNVNTMDFVTVARVRGESLLYLIGSEILPNIIRPVLADLGVRFVFIVLLLSGLSFLGLGLQPPNADWGALVRENIGGLPFAAPAVIFPSLAIASLTISVNLLIDNLPQKIRDRSE, encoded by the coding sequence ATGGCCGACAATATCAAAACAACTTCGGGGACCTCGCGTTTGGGTTACAAGATCAACGCAGTCGGCGTTTTCGGCTTTCTCGTCATCTTCCTCTGGGCGATGGTCGCGATCTTCGCGCCCTATCTCATTCCGCATCCGGTCGGTGAAATCATCGATCTCGATTATTTCGGGCCCATGACCTCCGATCTCTGGCTCGGCTCCGACTATCTTGGTCGCGACGTCTTTTCCCGCATTCTCATGGGCGCGCGTTTCACGGTCGGCATCTCGCTTGCGGCCGTCACCATCGCCTGCACCTCCGGCGTCGTGCTCGGCATGTGCGCCGCCGTGGTTGGCGGCTGGTTCGATGCGGTGCTCAGCCGGTTTCTCGATGCCGTGAATTCCATTCCGAGCAAGCTTTTCGGCCTTGTTGTCGTCGCCGCCGTCGGCTCCTCCATACCCGTGCTGATCATCACGCTCTCTGTCATCTATACGCCGGGCGCCTATCGTTTCGCCCGGGCACTCGCCGTCAATGTCAACACCATGGATTTCGTCACCGTCGCGCGCGTGCGCGGCGAGAGCCTGCTTTACCTTATCGGCTCGGAAATCCTGCCGAACATCATCCGCCCCGTGCTTGCCGATCTCGGCGTGCGCTTCGTCTTCATCGTGCTGCTTCTATCGGGCCTCTCCTTCCTCGGCCTTGGCCTGCAGCCGCCCAATGCAGACTGGGGCGCGCTGGTGCGCGAAAATATCGGCGGCCTGCCCTTTGCCGCACCGGCCGTGATCTTCCCGTCTCTGGCGATCGCCAGCCTGACGATCAGCGTCAACCTGCTGATCGACAATCTGCCGCAGAAAATCCGCGACAGGAGCGAATAA
- a CDS encoding ABC transporter ATP-binding protein, whose product MTNLVEIRGLKVEATTDSGRRVQIIKGVDIDIAEGEIVALIGESGSGKTTIALTLMGYARPGCRISGGSVTVAGRDMVQLSEAERARIRGTKISYVPQSAAAAFNPAQKIIDQVIEVTRIHHLMPPQEARVKAVELFKALSLPNPETIGERYPHQVSGGQLQRLSAAMALIGNPELVIFDEPTTALDVTTQIEVLRAFKSAMRKGGIGGVYVSHDLAVVAQIADRIVVLKGGEVQETGTTTQILENAQHPYTRELLTAFNDKVRAVTPLKRNDATPLLDIEKLIAGYGTKGEDRMPLVRAVDSVSLSVYPGRNLGIIGESGCGKSTLARAIAGILPAASGHVIFEGRELDTDARRRTSDQLRRMQIVFQYADTALNPSKPIEDILGRPLTFYHGMKGKARDARIDQLLDMVKLPRSVRHRHPSGLSGGQKQRVNFARALAAEPSLIICDEITSALDTVVAAAIIDLLGELQRELGLSYIFISHDLSVVETICDEIVVMYGGKQVEHLETEAIKAPTHPYSKLLFSSVPKLDPKWLDNLQQDAELVRAFSKR is encoded by the coding sequence ATGACCAATCTCGTTGAAATCCGTGGACTGAAAGTCGAGGCCACCACCGATTCCGGCCGCCGTGTCCAGATCATCAAGGGCGTCGACATCGATATCGCCGAAGGCGAGATCGTTGCGCTGATCGGTGAAAGCGGCTCCGGCAAGACCACCATCGCACTGACGCTGATGGGCTATGCCCGCCCCGGCTGCCGCATTTCCGGCGGCAGCGTCACGGTGGCGGGCCGGGACATGGTGCAACTGTCCGAAGCCGAGCGTGCCAGGATTCGCGGCACGAAAATCTCCTATGTCCCGCAGAGCGCCGCCGCCGCCTTCAACCCGGCGCAGAAGATCATCGATCAGGTCATCGAAGTCACACGCATCCATCATCTGATGCCGCCGCAGGAGGCACGCGTCAAAGCGGTGGAACTGTTCAAGGCATTGTCGCTACCCAATCCGGAAACCATCGGCGAGCGTTACCCCCACCAGGTCTCCGGCGGCCAGCTGCAGCGTCTTTCCGCCGCCATGGCGCTGATCGGCAACCCGGAATTGGTCATCTTCGATGAACCGACCACGGCGCTCGACGTGACGACACAGATCGAGGTCCTGCGCGCCTTCAAGTCGGCGATGCGCAAGGGCGGCATCGGCGGCGTCTATGTTTCCCACGATCTTGCGGTCGTCGCCCAGATCGCCGACCGGATTGTCGTTCTGAAAGGCGGCGAGGTTCAGGAAACCGGTACGACCACCCAGATTCTGGAGAATGCGCAGCATCCCTATACGCGCGAATTGCTGACCGCCTTTAACGACAAGGTGCGTGCAGTCACCCCGCTCAAACGAAATGACGCGACACCGCTCCTCGATATCGAGAAACTGATCGCGGGCTACGGTACCAAGGGTGAAGACCGGATGCCGCTGGTGCGCGCGGTGGATTCCGTCAGCCTCTCTGTCTATCCCGGCCGCAATCTCGGCATTATCGGCGAGTCCGGCTGCGGAAAATCGACGCTGGCGCGTGCCATTGCCGGCATTCTGCCCGCCGCAAGCGGTCATGTCATCTTCGAAGGCCGCGAACTGGATACCGACGCACGACGACGCACGAGCGATCAACTGCGCCGTATGCAGATCGTTTTCCAATATGCCGATACCGCGCTCAACCCGTCGAAGCCCATTGAGGATATTCTCGGCCGGCCTCTGACCTTCTATCATGGCATGAAAGGCAAGGCGCGCGATGCGCGGATCGACCAGCTTCTCGATATGGTGAAGTTGCCGCGCTCCGTCCGCCACCGCCATCCCTCCGGCCTGTCAGGCGGACAGAAACAGCGCGTCAATTTCGCCCGTGCACTCGCGGCCGAACCGTCGCTCATCATCTGCGATGAAATCACCTCGGCGCTGGATACGGTTGTCGCAGCCGCGATCATCGACCTGCTCGGCGAATTGCAACGCGAACTCGGCCTCTCCTACATCTTCATCAGCCACGATCTTTCAGTGGTGGAAACCATCTGCGACGAGATCGTCGTGATGTATGGCGGGAAGCAGGTGGAACATCTGGAGACCGAGGCGATCAAGGCGCCGACGCATCCCTATTCGAAGCTGCTCTTCT